A window of the Microtus pennsylvanicus isolate mMicPen1 chromosome 4, mMicPen1.hap1, whole genome shotgun sequence genome harbors these coding sequences:
- the C4H5orf63 gene encoding glutaredoxin-like protein C5orf63 homolog: MLWFQGNSLQIAKSSFGLLRNLSASNTTLPVLTLFTKNPCPLCDEAKEVLKPYKDRFILQEVDITLPENATWYERYKFDIPVFHLNGQFLMMHRVNTSKLEKQLLKLEQQVLETNVS, translated from the exons ATGCTCTGGTTTCAAGGAAACAGCCTGCAGATTGCCAAATCCTCATTTGGACTCTTGCGAAATCTCTCTGCCTCTAACACCACTCTGCCTGTGCTGACCTTATTCACAAAG AATCCATGCCCACTCTGTGATGAAGCCAAAGAAGTCCTCAAGCCTTATAAAGACAGG tttattttacaGGAGGTGGACATCACACTTCCAGAAAATGCTACTTGGTATGAAAGGTATAAATTTGACATCCCCGTCTTCCACCTGAATGGCCAGTTTCTGATGATGCATCGAGTAAACACCTCCAAGCTTGAGAAGCAACTTCTGAAACTTGAGCAGCAGGTGCTGGAGACAAATGTCTCATGa